In one Juglans regia cultivar Chandler chromosome 11, Walnut 2.0, whole genome shotgun sequence genomic region, the following are encoded:
- the LOC109007693 gene encoding rho GTPase-activating protein 2 isoform X1 codes for MTGLVMITKGAGCGGGGRGARGGKSSEEEQNQLSLVAFLVAALRKSMVSCRVDRREDVMSAVHNMEIGWPTNVQHITHVTFDRFNGFLGLPVEFEVEIPGRVPSARFCSASVFGVSAESMQCSYDTNGNSVPTILLLMQERLYSQGGLKAEGIFRINPENSQEERVRDQLNRGIVPENIDVHCLAGLIKAWFRELPSGVLDGLSPEQVLQCNTEEESVELVKQLKPTEVALLNWAVDLMADVVEEEESNKMNARNIAMVFAPNMTQMSDPLTALMHAVQVMNLLKTLIMKTIREREESATGEYSPMSSRSSHQQTDEDYDSQQEMDISCELQAPTSDNDDNCPYNHSSEDEDEVELLSEIEECFLRQLDGKKTTPNSFSEEPSNDLQSEHASPSSCLGFNGDSGISSVSFTESKNGKSSSSSSDVEDLGTSLIAVETKFDKESPSIACASANDVEMIDKSVSTSPTPLLTST; via the exons ATGACAGGGCTCGTGATGATAACGAAGGGAGCGGggtgtggtggtggtggtaggGGAGCAAGGGGTGGAAAGAGCTCCGAGGAAGAGCAAAACCAGCTCTCGCTGGTGGCGTTTCTAGTGGCTGCTCTGAGGAAATCCATGGTTTCTTGCCGTGTTGATCGGCGGGAGGATGTGATGTCCGCCGTTCATAACATGGAAATCGGGTGGCCCACTAATGTTCAGCACATTACTCACGTGACGTTCGACCGTTTCAATGGGTTTCTGGGTCTGCCTGTGGAGTTCGAGGTTGAGATCCCCGGTCGAGTTCCGAGTGCAAG ATTTTGCAGTGCTAGCGTGTTTGGCGTGTCAGCAGAGTCAATGCAATGCTCTTACGATACAAATGGAAATAGTGTGCCCACCATACTCTTGCTAATGCAAGAGCGCTTGTACTCTCAAGGAGGTCTAAAG GCAGAAGGAATTTTCAGGATAAACCCAGAGAATAGCCAAGAGGAGCGTGTAAGGGATCAGCTGAACCGAGGCATTGTCCCTGAAAACATTGATGTCCATTGCTTGGCAGGACTCATCAAAGCCTGGTTCCGAGAGCTTCCTTCAGGGGTCCTAGATGGACTTTCTCCTGAACAAGTTCTCCAGTGCAACACTGAAGAAGAATCTGTTGAGCTTGTGAAGCAGTTAAAGCCAACTGAGGTTGCATTGCTTAATTGGGCTGTTGATCTTATGGCAGATGTTGTTGAGGAAGAGGAATCCAACAAAATGAATGCCAGAAACATTGCCATGGTTTTTGCTCCTAATATGACTCAG atgtCTGATCCATTGACGGCTTTAATGCACGCGGTTCAAGTAATGAACTTGCTCAAGACCCTGATTATGAAAACAATAAGAGAACGGGAAGAGTCTGCTACGGGAGAATATTCACCTATGTCATCACGTTCTTCCCATCAGCAAACCGACGAGGATTATGACAGTCAGCAGGAGATGGATATAAGTTGTGAATTGCAAGCACCTACGTCAGACAATGATGACAATTGCCCTTATAACCACAGCAgcgaagatgaagatgaggtggAGTTATTAAGTGAGATAGAAGAATGCTTCTTAAGGCAATTGGACGGAAAGAAGACCACCCCAAATAGTTTTTCAGAAGAACCGTCAAATGATTTACAGTCAGAGCATGCAAGCCCCTCAAGTTGCTTGGGCTTCAATGGGGACTCTGGTATCAGCAGCGTTTCATTCACGGAAAGCAAAAATGGGAAATCTAGCTCAAGTTCAAGTGATGTGGAAGACTTGGGGACAAGCCTGATTGCTGTGGAAACAAAGTTTGATAAAGAGAGCCCATCAATAGCATGTGCAAGCGCCAATGACGTGGAGATGATTGATAAATCGGTGTCCACTTCGCCTACGCCATTGTTGACATCTACATGA
- the LOC109007694 gene encoding glutamic acid-rich protein-like, translating into MDVRNHLVDVSSFFLFEATGDSQDHCDPAAEGDVGHVDIAMADDDAESCSYDLSDAPRDNEFDDCDPQPFVLHESSDDEDDDGGHEEEEEEEEVEEEEGHSYQTWNSEHNWNPTGHQKSGASVDSRKDQLMTEAEKSRRFWEACLAS; encoded by the coding sequence ATGGACGTCAGAAATCATCTTGTGGATGTCTCTTCATTCTTTCTCTTTGAAGCCACCGGGGACTCCCAAGATCATTGTGATCCCGCCGCCGAAGGTGATGTGGGCCACGTCGACATTGCCATGGCCGACGATGATGCAGAATCGTGTAGCTATGATTTGTCCGATGCTCCTAGAGATAACGAGTTCGATGATTGTGATCCTCAACCATTTGTTCTTCATGAATCATCTGACGACGAAGACGACGACGGTGGacatgaggaggaggaggaggaggaggaggtggaggaAGAGGAGGGCCATAGCTACCAAACATGGAATAGTGAACATAATTGGAATCCAACAGGCCACCAGAAATCGGGTGCTTCCGTCGATTCAAGAAAAGATCAGTTGATGACAGAGGCGGAGAAGAGCAGGAGGTTCTGGGAGGCATGCTTGGCTTCTTAA
- the LOC109007693 gene encoding rho GTPase-activating protein 2 isoform X2 — translation MTGLVMITKGAGCGGGGRGARGGKSSEEEQNQLSLVAFLVAALRKSMVSCRVDRREDVMSAVHNMEIGWPTNVQHITHVTFDRFNGFLGLPVEFEVEIPGRVPSASASVFGVSAESMQCSYDTNGNSVPTILLLMQERLYSQGGLKAEGIFRINPENSQEERVRDQLNRGIVPENIDVHCLAGLIKAWFRELPSGVLDGLSPEQVLQCNTEEESVELVKQLKPTEVALLNWAVDLMADVVEEEESNKMNARNIAMVFAPNMTQMSDPLTALMHAVQVMNLLKTLIMKTIREREESATGEYSPMSSRSSHQQTDEDYDSQQEMDISCELQAPTSDNDDNCPYNHSSEDEDEVELLSEIEECFLRQLDGKKTTPNSFSEEPSNDLQSEHASPSSCLGFNGDSGISSVSFTESKNGKSSSSSSDVEDLGTSLIAVETKFDKESPSIACASANDVEMIDKSVSTSPTPLLTST, via the exons ATGACAGGGCTCGTGATGATAACGAAGGGAGCGGggtgtggtggtggtggtaggGGAGCAAGGGGTGGAAAGAGCTCCGAGGAAGAGCAAAACCAGCTCTCGCTGGTGGCGTTTCTAGTGGCTGCTCTGAGGAAATCCATGGTTTCTTGCCGTGTTGATCGGCGGGAGGATGTGATGTCCGCCGTTCATAACATGGAAATCGGGTGGCCCACTAATGTTCAGCACATTACTCACGTGACGTTCGACCGTTTCAATGGGTTTCTGGGTCTGCCTGTGGAGTTCGAGGTTGAGATCCCCGGTCGAGTTCCGAGTGCAAG TGCTAGCGTGTTTGGCGTGTCAGCAGAGTCAATGCAATGCTCTTACGATACAAATGGAAATAGTGTGCCCACCATACTCTTGCTAATGCAAGAGCGCTTGTACTCTCAAGGAGGTCTAAAG GCAGAAGGAATTTTCAGGATAAACCCAGAGAATAGCCAAGAGGAGCGTGTAAGGGATCAGCTGAACCGAGGCATTGTCCCTGAAAACATTGATGTCCATTGCTTGGCAGGACTCATCAAAGCCTGGTTCCGAGAGCTTCCTTCAGGGGTCCTAGATGGACTTTCTCCTGAACAAGTTCTCCAGTGCAACACTGAAGAAGAATCTGTTGAGCTTGTGAAGCAGTTAAAGCCAACTGAGGTTGCATTGCTTAATTGGGCTGTTGATCTTATGGCAGATGTTGTTGAGGAAGAGGAATCCAACAAAATGAATGCCAGAAACATTGCCATGGTTTTTGCTCCTAATATGACTCAG atgtCTGATCCATTGACGGCTTTAATGCACGCGGTTCAAGTAATGAACTTGCTCAAGACCCTGATTATGAAAACAATAAGAGAACGGGAAGAGTCTGCTACGGGAGAATATTCACCTATGTCATCACGTTCTTCCCATCAGCAAACCGACGAGGATTATGACAGTCAGCAGGAGATGGATATAAGTTGTGAATTGCAAGCACCTACGTCAGACAATGATGACAATTGCCCTTATAACCACAGCAgcgaagatgaagatgaggtggAGTTATTAAGTGAGATAGAAGAATGCTTCTTAAGGCAATTGGACGGAAAGAAGACCACCCCAAATAGTTTTTCAGAAGAACCGTCAAATGATTTACAGTCAGAGCATGCAAGCCCCTCAAGTTGCTTGGGCTTCAATGGGGACTCTGGTATCAGCAGCGTTTCATTCACGGAAAGCAAAAATGGGAAATCTAGCTCAAGTTCAAGTGATGTGGAAGACTTGGGGACAAGCCTGATTGCTGTGGAAACAAAGTTTGATAAAGAGAGCCCATCAATAGCATGTGCAAGCGCCAATGACGTGGAGATGATTGATAAATCGGTGTCCACTTCGCCTACGCCATTGTTGACATCTACATGA